A single region of the Prochlorococcus marinus str. MIT 0917 genome encodes:
- a CDS encoding acyl-CoA thioesterase, which yields MSAANNRWKLKKTVLPQHTDHAGVMWHGSYLDFLEEGRIDALDKVGCSYSELSKQGFEIIVISMQIKYKISFFHGEKVLLNSQFKLENKIRLNCKTLFLKSNGDIGAEASIGLVVVNKINNSIKLVRDLPVQIKNILLLLEEGPEF from the coding sequence ATGAGTGCAGCAAATAATAGATGGAAATTAAAAAAAACAGTTCTTCCTCAGCACACTGACCATGCAGGAGTTATGTGGCATGGCTCTTATTTAGATTTCTTAGAAGAGGGGAGAATCGATGCATTAGATAAAGTTGGATGCTCATATTCCGAATTATCCAAACAAGGCTTTGAAATAATAGTGATTTCTATGCAAATAAAATATAAAATATCTTTTTTTCATGGGGAAAAGGTTTTATTAAATAGTCAATTTAAGCTGGAAAATAAAATAAGACTTAATTGTAAAACTTTATTTTTGAAATCAAATGGTGATATTGGTGCAGAAGCCTCAATAGGTCTTGTTGTCGTAAACAAAATAAATAATTCAATAAAGTTAGTTAGAGATTTACCAGTACAAATAAAAAATATATTATTACTCCTTGAAGAAGGACCTGAATTTTAA
- the prmC gene encoding peptide chain release factor N(5)-glutamine methyltransferase: MILKGGSKVDFDWLLDIAAGVSWIKLQKIILNPEHFIFLEISTEELESIWESHLKDQTPLQYLISKCPWRDVELEASSEALIPRQETEFLIDFALKKVTHIDRGRWADLGTGSGPIAVSLAKSLPNWNGHASDICNEALDLAKRNLKSIVPNANVRFSLGDWWEPLKRWWGSFDLVLSNPPYIPSDLIAELEPVVKNHEPRIALDGGEDGMNASRKIILGASNGLAKGGWLILEHHYDQSEKIIDVMKNIGMEEVSFEKDLSGIKRYAICRKK; this comes from the coding sequence ATGATATTGAAAGGAGGAAGTAAAGTTGATTTTGATTGGCTTTTAGATATAGCTGCTGGAGTTTCTTGGATTAAGTTGCAAAAGATAATTTTGAATCCTGAGCATTTTATTTTCTTAGAAATCTCAACTGAAGAATTAGAATCTATTTGGGAATCTCATTTGAAAGATCAAACACCACTTCAATATTTGATTTCTAAATGTCCCTGGAGAGATGTTGAGTTAGAGGCTTCATCAGAGGCTCTGATCCCTCGGCAAGAAACAGAATTTTTGATTGATTTTGCTTTGAAAAAAGTGACTCATATTGATCGTGGAAGATGGGCTGATCTAGGTACGGGCTCTGGACCGATTGCAGTATCTTTAGCTAAATCTCTTCCTAATTGGAATGGACATGCCTCTGATATTTGTAATGAAGCTTTAGACCTCGCAAAAAGAAATTTAAAATCTATTGTTCCTAATGCGAATGTGAGATTTTCTTTGGGAGATTGGTGGGAACCTTTGAAAAGATGGTGGGGAAGCTTTGATCTAGTTTTAAGTAATCCTCCTTATATACCTTCTGACTTAATTGCAGAGTTAGAACCAGTTGTTAAAAACCATGAGCCTCGTATAGCTTTGGATGGTGGAGAGGATGGAATGAATGCTTCTCGAAAAATCATTCTCGGGGCATCAAATGGACTTGCTAAAGGAGGTTGGTTAATTCTTGAACATCATTATGATCAAAGTGAAAAGATAATTGATGTCATGAAGAATATTGGAATGGAAGAAGTTTCCTTTGAAAAAGATTTAAGTGGAATTAAGCGTTATGCAATTTGCCGTAAAAAATGA
- a CDS encoding L-threonylcarbamoyladenylate synthase has translation MQFAVKNEMIIEQLGVSDLALKLRKGSLALFPTDTLPALCSYPKYSKKIWAIKKRPSTKPLILMGGCLDDLFEFVHPCAKEDGLKLAKIYWPGALTIVLPTTGNFSENLNCHSNSLGFRVPAQKLARDLLIKTGPLATTSANISGEAPVKDALEASIKFPGIPILAPVPWPNSSGLASTVVEWREGDWNLLRAGSVVLN, from the coding sequence ATGCAATTTGCCGTAAAAAATGAAATGATCATCGAGCAATTGGGAGTTTCTGACTTGGCTTTAAAGTTGAGAAAGGGATCTTTAGCTTTATTCCCTACTGATACTTTGCCAGCACTTTGTTCATACCCCAAATACTCAAAGAAAATATGGGCTATCAAGAAAAGGCCTTCAACTAAGCCACTTATATTAATGGGAGGATGCTTGGATGATTTATTTGAGTTTGTTCATCCTTGTGCCAAAGAAGACGGCTTGAAATTGGCAAAAATTTATTGGCCTGGAGCTTTAACAATTGTTTTGCCAACAACAGGAAATTTTTCTGAGAATCTAAATTGTCATTCTAATTCTCTAGGTTTCAGAGTCCCCGCCCAAAAGCTTGCAAGAGATTTGCTTATAAAAACAGGTCCTCTTGCAACTACTAGTGCAAACATTTCTGGAGAAGCACCTGTTAAAGATGCTTTAGAAGCTTCGATTAAATTCCCTGGGATTCCAATACTTGCTCCTGTTCCTTGGCCAAATTCCTCTGGTCTCGCAAGCACAGTTGTTGAATGGAGAGAAGGGGACTGGAATTTATTAAGAGCTGGTTCAGTTGTTTTGAATTAA
- the minE gene encoding cell division topological specificity factor MinE, with protein sequence MAMTLRDIINKLLRRQPASASTARERLQLVLAHDRSDLSTELLDQMRREILEVVAKYVEIDVDEGAVSLETEDRMTALVANLPIKRTMNGQIKLKEPKDQPKENPQQTEATDKNS encoded by the coding sequence ATGGCAATGACACTTAGAGACATTATCAACAAGTTGCTACGTAGGCAGCCCGCTAGCGCTAGCACTGCGAGAGAGAGGTTGCAACTTGTTTTAGCTCATGATCGATCAGATCTCAGTACAGAACTTTTAGATCAAATGAGAAGAGAAATACTTGAGGTAGTAGCTAAGTATGTAGAGATAGATGTCGATGAAGGCGCAGTAAGCCTTGAGACAGAAGATCGCATGACCGCATTAGTTGCGAACCTACCAATAAAAAGAACTATGAATGGTCAAATCAAACTTAAAGAGCCTAAGGATCAGCCAAAAGAAAATCCTCAACAAACTGAAGCCACAGATAAAAATTCTTAA
- the minD gene encoding septum site-determining protein MinD, with protein sequence MATDTRVILICSGKGGVGKTTLTANLGISLARQGLNTAVLDADFGLRNLDLLLGLENRIVYTAQEVLEEECRLDQALVKHKQESNLSLLPAGNPRMLDWLKPDDMKRIVDMLKEQFNYVLIDCPAGVEDGFKNAMAASQEAIVVTNPEVSAVRDADRVIGLLNTNSIKPVQLVLNRVRPKMMANQEMLSINDVTDILALPLLGLVLEDEQVIVSTNRGEPLTLNSVNSPAAKCYLNIAKRLQGEDIPLIDPIEESSGFGAKFRRLMQTKIF encoded by the coding sequence GTGGCGACAGATACGCGTGTAATTCTTATTTGCTCAGGGAAGGGTGGTGTCGGCAAGACAACCCTTACAGCAAATCTTGGCATTTCACTGGCAAGGCAGGGGTTAAACACTGCTGTCTTAGACGCAGATTTTGGTCTGCGAAATTTGGATTTACTTTTAGGTCTTGAAAATCGAATTGTGTATACGGCACAAGAAGTTCTTGAGGAGGAATGCAGGCTTGATCAGGCCTTAGTCAAGCACAAGCAAGAATCTAATCTATCTTTACTTCCTGCTGGGAATCCAAGAATGCTTGATTGGTTAAAACCAGATGATATGAAGCGTATAGTCGATATGTTAAAAGAACAGTTCAATTACGTTTTAATTGACTGCCCTGCAGGAGTTGAAGATGGATTTAAAAATGCTATGGCAGCCTCTCAAGAAGCAATTGTAGTTACCAACCCTGAGGTATCAGCAGTAAGAGATGCAGACAGAGTAATTGGTTTACTTAATACAAATTCTATTAAACCAGTCCAGTTAGTTCTTAATAGAGTTAGACCAAAGATGATGGCAAACCAAGAAATGCTTTCTATCAATGATGTAACTGATATTTTAGCCTTACCTTTACTTGGTCTTGTATTAGAAGATGAACAGGTAATTGTCAGTACAAACAGAGGTGAGCCTCTAACTTTAAATAGCGTTAATTCCCCAGCAGCTAAATGTTATTTAAATATTGCCAAGAGATTACAAGGAGAAGATATTCCACTTATTGACCCAATAGAGGAGAGTTCGGGATTTGGTGCGAAATTTAGAAGACTAATGCAAACAAAAATTTTCTAA
- the minC gene encoding septum site-determining protein MinC — protein sequence MNSKTQKIIINLEDSKYLNWKLCLRNKLKNLKSSNIEIDCKNLDLSCTEISDIISIVNQSNCKVISFYSSSSKTIVSSQSLGYKSQFILENDSYENLKTKEKDLTVSKTNFHQGTVRSGEYLESPGDLLILGDVNPGAKVSAEGNIIIWGRLLGIAHAGNKGNSKATISALHFRPVQLRIAKKVARGPKEKPQLGLAEQARIDSEVIIISPLENT from the coding sequence ATGAATTCAAAGACTCAAAAAATTATTATTAATCTCGAAGATAGTAAATATCTAAATTGGAAATTATGCTTAAGAAATAAATTAAAAAATCTGAAGTCAAGCAACATAGAAATCGATTGTAAAAATCTCGATCTTTCATGTACAGAAATATCAGATATAATTTCAATTGTAAATCAATCTAATTGTAAAGTAATTAGTTTTTATTCATCATCTTCAAAGACAATAGTAAGCTCTCAATCATTAGGTTATAAATCTCAATTTATTCTTGAAAACGATTCATACGAAAACTTAAAAACAAAAGAAAAAGATTTGACTGTTTCAAAAACTAACTTTCATCAAGGGACTGTAAGATCAGGAGAATATCTTGAAAGCCCTGGGGATTTGTTAATCCTTGGAGATGTAAATCCAGGGGCAAAAGTTAGTGCAGAAGGAAATATTATTATATGGGGAAGACTTCTTGGGATTGCCCATGCAGGCAACAAAGGCAACTCTAAAGCAACTATTTCGGCACTTCATTTTAGACCTGTTCAACTAAGAATCGCTAAAAAAGTTGCCAGAGGGCCTAAGGAGAAGCCTCAACTTGGTCTTGCAGAGCAAGCAAGAATAGATTCCGAAGTAATTATAATTTCCCCACTCGAGAACACATAG
- a CDS encoding HD domain-containing protein — translation MSTRTYYDPLHQSIKLSSSIPEEKMVMELIDSSPFQRLRRIKQLGPAYLTFHGAESSRFTHSLGVFHIARRAINHLSEMNSRLKEHKFILYGAALLHDLGHGPLSHTSEEIFKIKHEEWTAKLINSNQEITMILNKYGKGNAKAISDLIQSRKASEKSIISLISSQLDCDRLDYLMRDSYTTGARYGQLDIDRIISAMIIAPDGDLAIHPKGLMAVEHYLVIRNLMYRSVYNHRLNEVCNWLLEQIIKTARKIGPKKVWADGNMSEWLWNHEEMSLESFLSNDDIVTCYHINKWQYSSSDNLSNLCKRFINRNLLKALNLSSFSLEIRLEALAKARILSEKYYMEPDISCGLREQVVKSYHPYKYGLRLWDGENLQALEEVSPLVERLIEPNQSSWLIYPKEIESELKIEIENLKMKHN, via the coding sequence ATGTCAACAAGAACTTATTATGACCCTCTGCATCAATCTATTAAATTAAGCAGCTCAATTCCAGAGGAGAAAATGGTTATGGAATTAATAGATTCCTCTCCATTTCAAAGATTAAGAAGAATCAAACAACTAGGACCTGCTTATTTAACGTTTCATGGTGCAGAATCAAGCAGATTTACTCATTCTCTTGGTGTATTTCATATTGCAAGAAGAGCAATAAATCATTTATCTGAGATGAATTCTAGATTAAAAGAGCACAAATTCATTCTCTACGGTGCTGCTCTTTTACATGATCTAGGTCACGGACCACTAAGTCATACAAGTGAGGAAATATTCAAAATCAAGCACGAAGAATGGACAGCAAAATTAATAAATTCAAATCAAGAAATTACTATGATACTTAATAAATATGGGAAGGGAAATGCAAAAGCAATTTCAGATCTAATCCAATCGAGGAAAGCCTCAGAAAAATCAATAATTTCTTTAATTAGTAGTCAGCTTGATTGTGATAGGCTTGATTACCTAATGAGGGATAGCTATACAACAGGAGCAAGATACGGTCAGTTAGATATTGATCGAATAATATCAGCAATGATAATTGCACCAGATGGAGATTTAGCAATACACCCTAAAGGATTAATGGCAGTTGAGCATTATTTAGTAATAAGGAATCTTATGTATAGAAGCGTATACAATCATAGATTAAATGAAGTTTGCAATTGGTTATTAGAACAAATCATAAAAACAGCAAGAAAAATTGGACCAAAAAAAGTATGGGCTGATGGAAACATGTCTGAATGGCTATGGAATCATGAAGAAATGAGCCTAGAAAGTTTTTTATCTAATGATGACATAGTAACTTGTTATCATATTAATAAATGGCAATACTCTAGTTCTGATAATTTATCTAATCTTTGTAAACGTTTTATAAATAGAAATTTATTAAAAGCATTAAATTTATCCTCCTTCTCTTTAGAGATAAGGCTAGAAGCTCTAGCAAAAGCTAGAATACTATCAGAAAAATATTACATGGAGCCAGATATCTCCTGTGGATTAAGAGAGCAAGTGGTTAAAAGCTATCATCCTTATAAATATGGACTTCGTTTATGGGATGGAGAAAACTTACAGGCTCTAGAGGAAGTTTCACCATTAGTTGAGAGATTAATAGAGCCTAATCAATCTTCATGGTTGATTTATCCTAAAGAAATAGAAAGTGAGTTAAAAATAGAGATAGAAAATCTAAAAATGAAACATAATTAA
- the ctpZ gene encoding carboxyl-terminal processing protease CtpZ produces MLSSVKSLTKLLQRFFAVIICFGILFQVFTQPAFALNDGQLLVIEAWNLVNAGFLDPKKFDEIQWKRLRQKALEKPINNSQQAYSAIEAMLLPLGDPYTRLLRPVDYEAMKKSNIGSEINGVGLQLGARKEDGEIVVISPLEGSPSSDAGIKSGTILKKVNGQSPKQLGLEATAAKLRGQTGTQVIVELEQPDNEITEISLERRSVDLRPVRTKRIRNESHTLGYLRITQFSEGVPEQVKEALEELSDKEIDGLILDLRNNSGGLVSSGLAVADDFLSNMPIVETKKRDSINDPISSGIETLYDGPMVTLVNEGTASASEILAGALQDNKRSELIGNKTFGKGLIQSLTNLSDGSGLAVTVASYLTPSGRDIQNLGIDPDRLLEMPEPLNPGSDDDRWLLDAELIMQATLDKEEVSEKLSKENQVKEEQLKSQEIK; encoded by the coding sequence ATGCTTTCATCTGTTAAATCTTTAACTAAGCTACTGCAAAGATTTTTTGCAGTAATAATTTGTTTTGGTATTTTATTTCAAGTCTTTACTCAGCCCGCTTTTGCCCTGAATGATGGACAATTACTTGTTATTGAGGCCTGGAATCTAGTTAATGCGGGTTTTTTAGATCCTAAGAAATTTGATGAAATTCAATGGAAAAGATTGCGTCAAAAAGCTCTTGAAAAGCCAATAAACAACTCTCAACAGGCTTATTCAGCTATAGAGGCAATGCTTCTTCCTCTTGGAGATCCCTATACACGTTTACTAAGACCAGTTGATTATGAAGCGATGAAGAAAAGCAATATAGGGAGTGAAATAAATGGCGTTGGACTTCAGCTAGGGGCTCGAAAAGAAGATGGAGAGATAGTTGTGATATCTCCTCTTGAAGGCTCTCCCTCCTCGGATGCGGGTATTAAAAGTGGAACAATTTTAAAAAAAGTCAACGGTCAATCTCCCAAACAATTAGGACTTGAAGCAACAGCAGCAAAATTAAGAGGACAAACCGGAACGCAAGTAATCGTTGAATTAGAACAACCTGACAATGAAATAACAGAAATTTCTTTAGAAAGAAGAAGTGTTGATTTAAGACCAGTTAGGACTAAGAGGATAAGAAATGAATCTCATACATTGGGTTACTTAAGAATTACACAATTTAGTGAGGGAGTCCCTGAGCAAGTCAAGGAAGCATTGGAAGAGCTCTCTGACAAAGAAATAGATGGACTAATTTTGGACTTAAGGAATAACTCTGGAGGTCTTGTAAGTTCTGGACTCGCCGTTGCTGACGATTTCCTAAGCAATATGCCGATTGTTGAAACAAAAAAAAGAGATTCCATAAATGATCCAATCAGTTCTGGGATAGAAACTCTTTATGACGGCCCCATGGTTACTCTTGTAAATGAGGGGACAGCAAGCGCTAGTGAAATTCTTGCTGGTGCTCTTCAAGACAATAAAAGATCTGAACTTATAGGTAATAAAACTTTCGGGAAAGGCCTCATACAATCTCTAACCAATCTCAGCGATGGGAGTGGTTTAGCTGTAACAGTTGCAAGCTATTTAACTCCAAGTGGAAGAGACATACAAAATCTTGGAATTGATCCTGATCGCCTCTTGGAAATGCCAGAGCCACTTAACCCAGGTTCTGATGATGACAGATGGCTTTTAGATGCAGAGCTAATCATGCAAGCTACTTTGGACAAAGAAGAAGTCTCAGAAAAATTATCAAAAGAGAATCAAGTAAAAGAAGAACAATTAAAAAGCCAAGAAATTAAATAG
- the petB gene encoding cytochrome b6: MANSSPVYDWFQERLEIQDIADDVTSKYVPPHVNIFYCLGGITLVCFLIQFATGFAMTFYYKPTVTEAYSSVSYLMTDVSFGWLIRSVHRWSASMMVLMLILHVFRVYLTGGFKRPRELTWITGVVMAVITVAFGVTGYSLPWDQVGYWAVKIVSGVPAAIPVIGDFMVELLRGGESVGQSTLTRFYSLHTFVMPWLLAVFMLMHFLMIRKQGISGPL, encoded by the coding sequence ATGGCGAACTCTTCACCGGTTTATGACTGGTTCCAGGAACGTCTTGAGATACAGGACATAGCTGATGATGTCACTTCAAAATACGTTCCTCCACATGTCAACATTTTTTATTGTCTTGGTGGAATAACACTGGTTTGTTTTTTGATTCAATTCGCGACTGGATTCGCGATGACCTTTTATTACAAGCCTACTGTAACTGAAGCTTATAGCTCAGTCAGTTACCTAATGACAGACGTCAGCTTTGGTTGGTTGATTAGATCAGTTCATAGATGGAGTGCCTCAATGATGGTGCTTATGCTTATTTTGCATGTTTTTCGAGTTTATTTAACTGGGGGATTTAAAAGACCCAGAGAATTGACATGGATAACTGGCGTAGTTATGGCAGTTATAACAGTTGCTTTTGGAGTCACAGGTTATTCATTGCCCTGGGATCAAGTCGGTTATTGGGCAGTTAAAATTGTTTCTGGAGTACCTGCTGCTATTCCAGTAATTGGAGACTTTATGGTTGAACTTTTAAGAGGTGGTGAGAGTGTTGGGCAGTCAACTTTGACAAGGTTTTACAGTCTTCATACTTTCGTAATGCCATGGCTATTAGCAGTATTTATGTTGATGCACTTTCTAATGATTAGAAAACAAGGAATCTCCGGACCATTATAA
- the petD gene encoding cytochrome b6-f complex subunit IV — protein MSTLKKPDLADTKLRAKLAKGMGHNYYGEPAWPNDLLYIFPVVILGTIACVVGLAVLDPAFLGDKANPFATPLEILPEWYLYPVFQILRVVPNKLLGIALQTLIPLGLMILPFIENINKFANPFRRPVAMSLFLFGTFLTMYLGIGACLPIDKSLTLGLF, from the coding sequence ATGTCTACTCTTAAGAAACCTGACTTAGCTGATACAAAATTAAGAGCAAAACTTGCTAAAGGAATGGGGCATAATTACTACGGCGAACCAGCATGGCCCAATGACCTGTTGTATATTTTCCCTGTGGTTATTCTTGGGACCATTGCATGTGTTGTTGGCTTAGCAGTTCTTGATCCTGCATTCCTTGGAGATAAAGCTAATCCGTTCGCAACCCCATTGGAGATTCTTCCTGAATGGTATTTATACCCTGTTTTTCAAATTTTACGTGTTGTACCTAATAAGTTACTTGGAATTGCTCTCCAGACTTTGATACCTCTTGGTTTGATGATTCTTCCTTTTATAGAAAATATCAATAAATTTGCTAACCCTTTTAGAAGGCCAGTTGCAATGTCATTATTTTTGTTTGGAACATTTTTGACAATGTATCTGGGTATAGGAGCATGTTTACCTATTGATAAATCTCTAACTCTTGGTTTGTTTTAG
- a CDS encoding glycoside hydrolase 100 family protein, whose translation MPARFSQQHQRVRPNSNEDKVVARAKEHFEKTLIEISGDIAGSVAALEHPTKNDALNYGEIFLRDNVPVMIYLLTQKRFDIVKKFLTVSLDLQSTTYQTRGVFPTSFVEEKGKLIADYGQRSIGRITSADASLWWPVLCWLYVRKSGDQSFGTSQQVQRGVQLLLDLVLHPTFEGNPVLFVPDCSFMIDRPMDVWGAPLEVEVLLHACLKSCIQLMELSRKNQKSRLLDQRLVLTRQWVHDLRQFLLKHYWVTSKTMQVLRRRPTEQYGEDQHQNEFNVQPQVVPSWLQDWLENRGGYLIGNIRTGRPDFRFYSLGNSLACMFGVLTAPQQRALFRLVLHNREHLMAQMPMRICHPPMDIEEWQNKTGSDPKNWPWSYHNGGHWPSLLWFFGASILLHEKRYPKADVLLMGQMRALIEECYWSQLNQLPRQKWAEYFDGPTGTWVGQQSRTYQTWTIVGFLLLHHLLRAKPEDVLMLDLEESF comes from the coding sequence ATGCCCGCACGTTTTAGCCAACAACACCAAAGGGTTCGCCCTAACTCGAATGAAGACAAAGTTGTTGCAAGAGCCAAAGAACATTTTGAAAAAACTCTGATTGAAATCTCTGGAGATATCGCAGGAAGTGTCGCGGCTTTAGAACATCCAACAAAAAATGATGCTCTCAATTATGGAGAGATCTTTTTAAGGGACAACGTCCCAGTAATGATTTATCTACTGACTCAAAAACGATTTGACATAGTCAAGAAATTCTTGACAGTAAGTCTCGATTTGCAAAGTACTACTTATCAAACTCGAGGGGTTTTTCCCACAAGCTTTGTAGAAGAAAAAGGAAAGTTAATAGCAGATTATGGTCAAAGATCTATTGGAAGAATTACCTCTGCTGATGCAAGCCTGTGGTGGCCGGTACTTTGTTGGCTGTATGTAAGAAAAAGTGGTGATCAAAGTTTTGGGACAAGTCAACAAGTTCAAAGAGGTGTTCAACTTCTTCTTGATTTAGTTTTGCATCCAACTTTTGAGGGGAATCCAGTTTTATTTGTACCAGATTGTTCATTTATGATCGATCGACCTATGGATGTTTGGGGAGCTCCTCTTGAGGTAGAAGTTTTGTTGCATGCATGCTTAAAAAGCTGCATTCAACTAATGGAATTAAGCAGAAAAAATCAAAAAAGTCGATTACTTGATCAAAGACTTGTTTTAACTCGTCAGTGGGTGCATGACCTTAGACAATTTCTTCTGAAACACTATTGGGTAACAAGCAAAACGATGCAAGTTCTAAGAAGAAGGCCTACTGAGCAATACGGTGAAGATCAACATCAAAATGAATTCAATGTCCAACCCCAAGTAGTCCCTTCATGGCTTCAAGATTGGCTCGAAAATAGAGGTGGATACCTTATTGGAAATATTAGAACTGGTAGACCAGATTTTCGTTTTTATAGCTTGGGGAATTCCTTAGCGTGCATGTTTGGAGTATTGACTGCACCGCAGCAGAGAGCATTATTTCGACTTGTTTTACATAACCGGGAACACCTCATGGCACAAATGCCAATGAGAATCTGTCATCCACCAATGGATATAGAGGAATGGCAAAATAAAACAGGCTCAGACCCGAAAAACTGGCCATGGAGTTATCACAATGGAGGTCATTGGCCAAGTCTTTTATGGTTTTTTGGTGCATCTATATTGCTTCATGAAAAACGTTATCCAAAAGCCGATGTTTTACTCATGGGACAGATGAGGGCTCTTATTGAAGAATGTTATTGGAGTCAATTGAATCAGCTCCCAAGACAAAAATGGGCAGAATATTTTGACGGGCCAACTGGTACATGGGTAGGTCAACAATCCAGAACTTATCAAACATGGACTATTGTTGGATTTTTATTACTTCATCACTTATTGAGAGCTAAGCCTGAGGATGTATTGATGCTGGATTTAGAGGAAAGTTTCTAA
- a CDS encoding DNA-formamidopyrimidine glycosylase yields the protein MPELPEVETVRKGLNKLLNSFFIERIEVLKERSIASIGGSESFKSNIKNSYLGEWERRGKYLIGSLNTKDKISKGFLVVHLRMTGQFKLINKQIPPCKHTRVRFFAKRGKELRFIDIRNFGQMWYVPPSKSVPEIVSGIKRLGPEPFSSDFNNHYLKEYLKKKTRSIKSALLDQETVAGVGNIYADETLFDAGINPKTKSRNLKNSELKKLCNSLVKILNISIGEGGTTFSDFRDLEGINGNYGGQALVYRRSGKSCKKCGGKILREKICGRSTHWCPNCQK from the coding sequence TTGCCTGAATTACCAGAAGTTGAGACAGTTAGAAAGGGACTTAATAAACTTCTCAATAGTTTTTTTATTGAAAGAATAGAAGTATTAAAAGAAAGATCAATTGCAAGTATTGGTGGATCTGAAAGTTTCAAAAGTAATATTAAAAATAGTTATTTAGGGGAATGGGAAAGAAGAGGGAAATATTTAATAGGTTCACTAAATACGAAAGATAAAATTAGTAAAGGTTTTTTGGTTGTTCACCTTAGGATGACCGGTCAATTCAAATTAATAAATAAACAAATACCCCCATGCAAACATACTAGAGTAAGGTTTTTTGCAAAGAGAGGAAAAGAGCTTCGTTTTATAGACATTAGAAATTTCGGACAAATGTGGTACGTACCACCATCGAAATCAGTCCCAGAGATAGTATCTGGAATTAAAAGATTAGGTCCAGAGCCGTTTAGTTCTGATTTTAATAATCATTATTTAAAAGAATACTTGAAGAAAAAAACTCGCTCGATTAAATCTGCTTTATTAGATCAAGAAACTGTTGCTGGTGTTGGAAACATATATGCAGATGAAACATTATTTGATGCAGGTATTAATCCAAAAACCAAAAGTAGGAATTTAAAAAACTCTGAATTAAAAAAACTTTGCAATAGTCTGGTCAAAATTTTAAATATAAGTATAGGAGAGGGAGGTACAACTTTTAGTGACTTTAGAGATTTAGAGGGAATTAATGGAAATTATGGGGGACAAGCATTGGTATATAGAAGAAGTGGTAAAAGCTGTAAAAAATGTGGAGGGAAGATTTTGCGAGAAAAAATTTGTGGCAGAAGCACTCACTGGTGTCCTAATTGCCAAAAATAA
- a CDS encoding photosystem I reaction center subunit IV, protein MSFARKDKVRILRQESYWFNQIGEIVSIDKSPAMRYPVTVKFEKCDFKAFSGVDGGANTSQFSVKELEAASN, encoded by the coding sequence ATGAGCTTTGCAAGAAAAGATAAGGTTCGCATCTTGCGACAAGAATCATACTGGTTCAATCAAATTGGAGAAATAGTTTCTATCGATAAATCTCCAGCGATGAGGTACCCAGTGACTGTCAAATTTGAAAAATGTGATTTCAAAGCTTTCAGTGGTGTTGATGGTGGTGCCAATACCAGTCAATTTTCAGTAAAAGAATTAGAAGCTGCATCAAATTAG